A segment of the Ipomoea triloba cultivar NCNSP0323 chromosome 1, ASM357664v1 genome:
NNNNNNNNNNNNNNNNNNNNNNNNNNNNNNNNNNNNNNNNNNNNNNNNNNNNNNNNNNNNNNNNNNNNNNNNNNNNNNNNNNNNNNNNNNNNNNNNNNNNNNNNNNNNNNNNNNNNNNNNNNNNNNNNNNNNNNNNNNNNNNNNNNNNNNNNNNNNNNNNNNNNNNNNNNNNNNNNNNNNNNNNNNNNNNNNNNNNNNNNNNNNNNNNNNNNNNNNNNNNNNNNNNNNNNNNNNNNNNNNNNNNNNNNNNNNNNNNNNNNNNNNNNNNNNNNNNNNNNNNNNNNNNNNNNNNNNNNNNNNNNNNNNNNNNNNNNNNNNNNNNNNNNNNNNNNNNNNNNNNNNNNNNNNNNNNNNNNNNNNNNNNNNNNNNNNNNNNNNNNNNNNNNNNNNNNNaatttaaaaaaaaaaaaaaaaaaaaaaaaaaaaaaaaaaggtaaaaatgcCACCAAATTGTACGAGATAACGAGAAAGTAATCCACACAATACATCTGCAATATTCCAATATAACATCATACACAAAGCCTTGATCAATAATAATCATTTTTTGGGTGTAATCTTTCActttctactcattttttacTCAATGTTAGGTGTcctactcatttttttttaaaagaaaaaagaagtgaaCCACTGATTTATTCATTCGTTTTTCTTTACTCAATAAAATCTGTATATATGACGGGAGTTATATTCCATGGGATTACATctattattttctcttaaaaatcaatcaaatcTTCTTACTAGCCTATTGTCTCTAATTACCCTACTGGCATAGcatttgacattttttattttcttcaactggcttatttcttttattttctagcatgaaaaattcttttttatgaatttaaaatttaaaattcatataACCAATCTTGAGAAAGAATCCTAGCCGCCAGCATATCAGTTAAATTTGCATGTAATACCTCCTGGCCTGGTGCACAAAATTGATCAAGTACAGATAGATGGGGATACAAGCACACCAAGTTAGAATGCTACTTTTATTCTAGCAAACATACCAACGGGGTTCAAACCTGTAAGTTGTAAGGATGTCTTCAAAGCTCATACAGCGTTGCTATATATTGTAGATTATAGTAAATCTTCCCGCCAAAAGAGTTGATTGATAAATACAAACATGAGTTTGGCATTCCGTAGTGTCTAGTCCCTGCAAGAGAAACGAGAAATTTAGTCACTTATTCACCTAATGACAGGACTATCCATAGATACAGGCAACCAGTTCCGTTGTATAACTAAAGTTGTAGAATGAGTTAATGAGTTGCCATCACTTGTGATAATAGAAAGGTTTAGACTGCCCTCTGCGTTTAGGGTATTGCCTAAAACTACTGTCAAATTccacaaaaaatataaagtagTCATCATATGAAGCGCTGTTTCATATTGTTTCAAGGATGAGATATTTTACCAGTATTTGATCAAGCCATCCCAGCCACACGTAGCAACTTTACTTTGCTCCAATGGATGCCACTCGCAACCAATGCATACCCCATCATGACACTTGAGGGTTCTAAAGACTTTGCAACTCTTCCAATCCCAAAACCAGCATCTACCTTCACCATCTCCGGAGAGGACAAACCGCCCATCAGGTGAGAAATTAACCTGACATGCATACCCAGCTACAACATGTCCAGCAAATCTCTTCTTCTTGTTCAGCTGGAACCTCTCTCTAGCGCTGTAGATAAGAATTTGATTGTCCAAACTCTGGGCCGCAAGCCAATTCCCATTTGGATGTGGTGAAATGGATGGCATAGAGTGCATATGGGGTTCACTAATATACTTAATAACAACAGGAATGCCAAATTCCCAAACGCGGAGAGATTTATCATCACTAGAAGTTACAAACCTCCTATTGTCATCCACAAATGTGATTGTATTAACTGCTCCGAGGTGCTGATCATACTCCTGAGTAATCTGCCCAGTGTTAATATCCCACTGTACTATCTTCTTATCGCTCATACCCGCCAGAAGTACATTCTGTTTATCCTCATCGGGATTAAGCCTCACCACATAAGGTACCTTCCCTGTGGAAAATGTAGATATCACCTTGCCAGTCTCTGTATCCCAATACTTAATATTTTTGTCATAGCTTGCGGTTAAAAATTTAGTTCCATCATTGCAAAACCAAATATCTCTCACTGCCTTTGAGTGCCCCATGTAAGTCCTCATACACTTGCCTGAATTGAAAACATCCCATATCTTTACTTTTGTATCCATCCCAGCAGAGAGAATCAAATGGCCATGCTTGGGGAAGAACCTAATAGCAGAAACTCCTTTTGTGTGGCCACTCCAAGTATGCACCAATCTCTTTGGAATATAACAATGATCATTCTGTGGCTTTGCATCCTTAGGAGGTGCAATCCATGACCTTCCCTGATAATCCCTCTCTTCCTTACCATGAAATGTACTCTTCTCAACCAAATGCTCTCCCTTTTCTCTTTCACCTTTCTCCTCACCCTTCTTCTTCGCATACTCTTCAGCATACTTCTTTTGCTCCTCAGTTAGCTCAGTTTGCAAACCCTCCTTCTTCCCAGACCAAGGGCTCTTTCTATTCTTCCTCAACCACACCTCAGTGGCCGGATTATCCACTTCTGCTGCATCAACATCCTCCTCACCATCTCCCTGATCATTCTCCATCATCTCCTTCTTTTTCTCAAGCTTCCTCTTCTTCTGCTCGTGTTGTGGTATATTATACACTGAAATTGCATCATTCTTCTTCAATGCATCCATATCCCCAACAAAGTTATTTGCCGAGGGGTCAAATGCATAACCATATTTTTGAAACGTATTATACTGCTCATCGAAAACAAATGGCTCAATAGCAGCATTTTCCACAAACCCCAACTTGTGGTTGCGGAGGCCCTGTGCAAGGCCATCCTTTGCATAAGGGTGTGCAGGGCCATAAATTGGTGCCCAGAGCTGGTCATAAGTGGGATTAAATGAGACTGTGTGTTGAGTTGGGTCGAGGGGTTTTGAAAGAGCTCGAGCCGCACTTCCAGCAACTGTGAGGGCCAACATGGTGTCGTTAACTTTTGGGGCGGCAGATTTGGATGGGAGTGACATCCGGACTGGAGATGAATCTGGAGAGTGATTCAAATGCTCAAACGGTTGGGAATTAGGGTTTTGGTTGGAGGATTGTGGTTGTTCTTCAGATTGCTCTTCGTCGTCCATTTCATCATCAGCATACGAGTGTAAGAGATCCATGATGTAGAGAATCTGAATGACAAAACCTCAGACTATCATATATCTACACAATGAAATATATCATAATGAATTTCACAGTGCATATTCAAAGGGAAGTAAAAAGGTTAATAATGGTTACGAGCAAGCATGTAACAACCTGTTACACAAAGTCTACTGGATGCTATATGCCTATATTACAAATGCTTACAAACATTGGGAGTAAAAATGTAaagtaaaaaaatcaaatagaacACAAAATGAAGTCTAGCTGCTATTGTTATCCAAAGTACTGAAATGCATATTTAATACAAGTGAAAATCAGCGAATGAATATGAGGCATaattcaatcaatcaatcagtAAGCAAGGAATATTAACACCAAAAATACAGAAAAGTTTCTGTTTCCAAAGGCATTGCAGATGTTCCAGAAAGGTCTTCCCCCGGCACTCACCTCAACTCCCCCAAGGAACTAAGTAAATGAAAAGAATATCCAAAGGGAATGCTATTGACTGCTGCAGTCCTTCAATATCCACTTGCGCATAAAGCCAACGCATGTAACGTTTCTAGTCAAGGATAAATGAAGGGAGAAAAGCTGTTACAAACTGAAGAGAATCAGATTATGCTAACCTGTGCTTATCTCTAGGCAGCGGAGGAATGAACAAAGccagattaaaataaaaattaaaacctcTTAGCCCTATGCTGTTGTACAAACAAGTGGAAAGAGCACACTGGATTGAAGAATCATATAGGAAAATCAAAGTCGAATACTATCCAGTTATACTAGATGAATGCCAAAATATGATAAATTTGAGCGATATAGGGACTGGCCAAGCAGCAATCGATTTTTAGAGGTCAGCTGGAACCAGGAGAGTAAAGGAACTACTCCTATGGGTTACAGTATCCTATATATCTATCCCAGTCCCCAGATCTGGAATCAGGTAAAATCACCTTTGCAACCCAGGCTGGGCTCTCCCAGTCTTGTTAATTTCTAaccaaatttttaattaatcaaattaaatgaattgTTAAACTCAAAGCATTAATCTAACCAAAATTTGTTGGTTCAATAACATTGCAGCAAATCATAATCTaaccaaattttatatttttaaactttaactGAACTGAAATTTGTCAGTTCAATAGCATTGCACCATTGCAGCATCCTGGGTTACCTGACTATACTTTGGCAAGACCAGACACTCAAGACACCAGAAAACCCCCAAGTAAAAGGGGGACTGGGGAGAGGAATGTAACAGTATCTATTTTGGCAAGAGTAGACACCATTGCAGTAACATTCCCTCTTTttcacctttaaaaaaaaagtactaaagAAGTTTAACCACAAAATTTGAACAAGTAGAAATCAATCAAAGAATTCATATAATTCTGTCCAAAAAGTTGCAATGTATATCGTGTGAagctaacaaaataaaagaaagaacaGCAAAAGACTAAAACTTTAGTTCATAAAGTTCACATAATTAAATCCGAAAGCATGAACTTCATAAACAGAATTCTCTGACCTTTTTTCTACGAGACTACGACCACAAACCAGTGTAATCGAGAAGATAGAAAGTGAATACTACTAGCACCGAACTCCAAGATGGATTCTACTTATCCGTATCCGGCGGCGCGGcggcgttctccgtttgccgGAAGGTGGCGATGCGATACTGTTGACTTGTAATAATTCGGCTCGACTGATCCGACTATGGGTTTATATGGAACTTATGGACTGTGGGCATTGCGTCATTGGGCTATGAgttcatagtatatatacttaaaTCTATGGGCCTATGGCCtactatttaaattaaattaaaatttttgagtaatttgatttaattgatGTTTCAATTCGaactaataaaaaatcaatattttttgaaattctaaaatctgttatgaataaatatatgtgacatttctacattgtaatagagtgtAGTACTAAAAATTATATGTGGACATTTTATATTATGATAATACATTTTCAGCCATTATAGACTTATAATACATCCTTTATAgacttataattataatgtaacTTGTCTATCATGTATACATTGAATTGAAGGGTGAATACTAAAAGATAAATGATTATCTATGTACTTTGGTAGTGAGAGGTATTCGGGTGCCACTCTGCGTGGAGGGCGAGGATGAGACAGTCAAGACAACGGCGAGGGATGTACTCGATTTTGGATATCTAGTTGACGACCTAGTAGGGCTCATGCATCACTAGGGTTTTGATACGGTCGTTGTAGAAATAAACATCGAAGCAATTGTGAGACTTGATCCACATTCCACGATGTTGATAGTCATGGTTGTGCACAGTTTCTTGGAAAGAGGGGATATGTAGTTGTAATACACTTGTCACGATGATATAGGCGTCCCATAACCCATAACCATTTTTTCTCGAAAACCAAAAccattttttcatatatatattgatgagaCATGGGACCCTAGAACCCATTTTTTCAAATAGTACTGCAAAATGCACAAGGCTATATGGCATTTGAATATTATCATCCATAATGTAATTAGCTTCATTCTTGTAGGCTATTCAGTGTCTCGGTGGTAATGGGTATGTAAACGAGTACCCAACTGGGAGTTTCCTTTGTGATGCCAAACTCTATGAAATTGGGGTAGGGCGAGACTAGAAGAATGATAATTGGTCACGAGGAGCAATGAACGATGAATTACCACATTAGGATACGAGTTCTTCATGTTATGGCTTGTGATTTAACACAGTGGAATTGAAGCAGCTTGTCTTGGCTGACAGTGCAAGGTTAACACAATTGCAGCTTTTATGCCCATTAATAATGGCCTTGTTTGTACCATGCCCACAACCCAAAACAGGAAAATTTCCATCCTAGTGAAATTTCCAACATGGAATGTGGGGGTTATGGTGGAATGGCATGGCAAGTTGCCCTTTTATATAGTTTTTCAATTCAGTTTAATGCTTATGAACAATTGCAAAAGGAAAGGATattattctaatttctaatatcatattatattttaacttgtCCTATGAATCCCCTCTTTGGAAAACTTCATTTTTTCCAGTTGAGTGAAGGGTTGAAATTTCATATATGCTGTTGCTGTCTTGAGCCTCAACATAATCCTTTGAATAATGAGAGATTATTCCTCTGAAGCTTTGAATCAACTTTTCCATTTCCACAACCCCAAGCAACTAAACAGACACACATACATATGATCTGCAATTATGTGAGAAGAGAAGTTTGTTTAAGAGTTGCATCCTATTACCATACATCTTTTAGTTACATCAATTTTGATACCATTTAAACTTTTCTGGATGCAATAAATATGCCAAAGAATTTAGATTTTGCAAATGTCAGTAAGAAAAACAGCAAAAGAAAAGACCCAGATGAATAAGAAAAGAGCAGCAGAATAAGAAGAGTACTAAAGAGATTCCCACATCGGCTGAATAGAAAAGCTGGAGCAGAGCAGTCTCTTATAAAAAAGGGCCGAGTGCTATTGGGTTCCATACTTACCTGGACGGGGTCAATGGGCGATCAACAAGGCCCATGGCCTAGGTTGATGACTTCCATTGCACTTTGGAAGGGTGTTAACTTAAGGTCTACCTTAATGGTGGAGCCTACGTCATAATTTGTGGTAGAGGGGGCCTGCGTTCGCGCGGCCCCTACCCAATTTCAAACCAAATTTTGGGTTTCATTAATGGGCCCATTTATTTGTTTCATTAATTTTATACGTAAAATTTGGGCTTTTTATATTCGTTATTGCTTAAATCGGTATGGTCTACTAAAATAAATGCTTTAAACagaattaaaagataaaaaatggATAAGGCAGTTGATGGCATATTGACCCAATGACAACAAAGGCCCGTAAGACATATAAATAGCTCAATCCACAAAATTAGTCAGATCAAAATAGCCAATAGAAGATAATTATGGTGATggttacaaaatacaaattatatgaAGACACTAAATGgtgattattttataattaagggtCACTAATCAAGTCATCCCACCAATCACAATATCTCTCCAATTAAGGTATTCATCCCATTGATTGTGTTCCATTATCATACGCACCAAAGACTTTTGTTAAAGCGGAATGGGGACATGACAAAATGATCATTCTAAAACTCCACCAAAAATATCTTTACTCttagaaattatatattctaaACTTGAGCTCTTTATAAATGTACATGTACAAAACATTTCAAAAGTATAGTGGGTTTAACTTGACaccattgtttattttttacgggtaattaatattgatgcatattaaaaataatgatgtattcaaatattttttaaaattttacttctttccatcatattttattttctacattttttttataaaaaaaaattgttatccTCCATTCTTCATTTTGGTACTGCCTAGACGGCTAGACCCTTGATCCCTAGGCGTAATTGTGGTTCGGTCTCAATTTCAAATTGTCAACTCATAATTCCATGTCTCAAGGAATTGGAGGTTTGGTTCGAACACTAATTCCaaccttaatttttattttaaatttagaaaCTAACGTTAaacaaagtaataataatatttaataatttttgagCTTTCACTTtgtctaaaatttaaaattatttatttattattttttctatttagaaCCAAACCCAAAACCTTGAGTTGTAATTTTGAATTGAAACCTAAATAATGTGTATGATttcacttattattttataggaCCTGATTTGATTTGAATCCTGATCAACTCCTATTGATCTCACCCAAAAATAACTCAAAATAAATGGTCCAAAACTAAATTATAATGCTAGGAGCATCGCCAACCATTTGTGTTGGTTGTCAGG
Coding sequences within it:
- the LOC116029965 gene encoding pre-mRNA-processing factor 17-like isoform X1, whose product is MDLLHSYADDEMDDEEQSEEQPQSSNQNPNSQPFEHLNHSPDSSPVRMSLPSKSAAPKVNDTMLALTVAGSAARALSKPLDPTQHTVSFNPTYDQLWAPIYGPAHPYAKDGLAQGLRNHKLGFVENAAIEPFVFDEQYNTFQKYGYAFDPSANNFVGDMDALKKNDAISVYNIPQHEQKKRKLEKKKEMMENDQGDGEEDVDAAEVDNPATEVWLRKNRKSPWSGKKEGLQTELTEEQKKYAEEYAKKKGEEKGEREKGEHLVEKSTFHGKEERDYQGRSWIAPPKDAKPQNDHCYIPKRLVHTWSGHTKGVSAIRFFPKHGHLILSAGMDTKVKIWDVFNSGKCMRTYMGHSKAVRDIWFCNDGTKFLTASYDKNIKYWDTETGKVISTFSTGKVPYVVRLNPDEDKQNVLLAGMSDKKIVQWDINTGQITQEYDQHLGAVNTITFVDDNRRFVTSSDDKSLRVWEFGIPVVIKYISEPHMHSMPSISPHPNGNWLAAQSLDNQILIYSARERFQLNKKKRFAGHVVAGYACQVNFSPDGRFVLSGDGEGRCWFWDWKSCKVFRTLKCHDGVCIGCEWHPLEQSKVATCGWDGLIKYWD
- the LOC116029965 gene encoding pre-mRNA-processing factor 17-like isoform X2, producing the protein MDLLHSYADDEMDDEEQSEEQPQSSNQNPNSQPFEHLNHSPDSSPVRMSLPSKSAAPKVNDTMLALTVAGSAARALSKPLDPTQHTVSFNPTYDQLWAPIYGPAHPYAKDGLAQGLRNHKLGFVENAAIEPFVFDEQYNTFQKYGYAFDPSANNFVGDMDALKKNDAISVYNIPQHEQKKRKLEKKKEMMENDQGDGEEDVDAAEVDNPATEVWLRKNRKSPWSGKKEGLQTELTEEQKKYAEEYAKKKGEEKGEREKGEHLVEKSTFHGKEERDYQGRSWIAPPKDAKPQNDHCYIPKRLVHTWSGHTKGVSAIRFFPKHGHLILSAGMDTKVKIWDVFNSGKCMRTYMGHSKAVRDIWFCNDGTKFLTASYDKNIKYWDTETGKVISTFSTGKVPYVVRLNPDEDKQNVLLAGMSDKKIVQWDINTGQITQEYDQHLGAVNTITFVDDNRRFVTSSDDKSLRVWEFGIPVVIKYISEPHMHSMPSISPHPNGNWLAAQSLDNQILIYSARERFQLNKKKRFAGHVVAGYACQVNFSPDGRFVLSGDGEGRCWFWDWKSCKVFRTLKCHDGVCIGCEWHPLEQSKVATCGWDGLIKYW